From the Chitinolyticbacter meiyuanensis genome, one window contains:
- a CDS encoding HmuY family protein, translating into MQPTQQRALTAALLATTLALAACGGGGGDGGSQPTPTPTPAPAGFSKTANWTIAIPATPNATVCYDFDTQAEVAGCTGNNWDLKLQAPAAGRSTPSFWSNGGVSGTGNGGVFGSPLDHTWTELATWKNGTTDPATGQAILPTLYAKDSPSSVFSGSNGIASAVFEYGVGGDNDHLLYPNFKVLVITTDSSKPASDLTVQTFALQLTGYYGGAAGTTSGYPSFRWINRAAAATVRTAQVNASAGWVYYDLTANGGAGAVSSETGTWQIAFNRYNVKLNGGSSGSGTVAGFVGAQPAGFYTGTTPVVAKFQSTTNLNDTLADLQGTLSLPATAAAWVKDGLKSTLNPAGVMNGSYPNMTVNYGWYTYYASAAVASPVGLVAHQLKANTDQGSLLRSGEGDSYARVRLTQIQYADPTSATSAQTWTFQFDVQPRP; encoded by the coding sequence ATGCAACCCACACAACAGCGCGCGCTGACCGCCGCCCTGCTCGCCACCACGCTGGCCCTGGCCGCCTGCGGTGGCGGCGGTGGTGATGGCGGCAGCCAGCCCACCCCCACGCCAACCCCGGCCCCCGCCGGCTTCAGCAAGACGGCGAACTGGACCATCGCGATTCCGGCCACGCCGAATGCCACCGTCTGCTACGACTTCGATACCCAAGCCGAAGTCGCCGGTTGCACCGGCAACAACTGGGATCTGAAACTGCAGGCCCCGGCAGCCGGACGCAGCACGCCCTCGTTCTGGAGCAATGGCGGCGTTTCCGGTACCGGCAATGGCGGCGTGTTCGGCAGCCCGCTTGACCACACCTGGACCGAGCTCGCCACCTGGAAGAACGGCACCACTGATCCGGCCACCGGTCAGGCCATCCTGCCGACGCTGTACGCCAAGGACAGCCCGAGCAGCGTATTCAGCGGCAGCAACGGCATCGCTTCCGCGGTGTTCGAGTACGGCGTGGGCGGCGACAACGACCACCTGCTCTACCCGAACTTCAAGGTGCTGGTGATCACCACCGATTCGAGCAAACCCGCCAGCGACCTGACGGTGCAGACCTTCGCGCTGCAGCTGACCGGCTACTACGGCGGCGCAGCCGGGACCACCTCGGGCTACCCATCGTTCCGCTGGATCAATCGGGCAGCGGCTGCCACCGTGCGCACCGCGCAGGTCAATGCAAGCGCCGGCTGGGTCTACTACGACCTGACCGCCAACGGTGGCGCAGGCGCCGTCAGCAGCGAAACCGGCACCTGGCAGATCGCCTTCAATCGCTACAACGTCAAGCTCAACGGCGGCAGCTCGGGCAGCGGCACCGTCGCCGGCTTCGTCGGCGCACAGCCGGCCGGCTTCTACACCGGTACCACCCCGGTCGTGGCCAAGTTCCAGTCCACCACCAACCTCAACGATACGCTGGCCGACCTGCAAGGCACGCTGTCATTGCCGGCCACCGCCGCGGCATGGGTCAAGGATGGCCTTAAGTCCACGCTCAACCCGGCAGGCGTGATGAACGGCAGCTACCCGAACATGACCGTGAACTACGGCTGGTACACCTACTACGCCAGCGCTGCGGTCGCGAGCCCGGTCGGCCTCGTCGCCCACCAGCTGAAGGCCAATACCGACCAGGGCTCGCTGCTGCGCTCCGGTGAGGGCGACAGCTACGCCCGCGTCCGCCTGACCCAGATCCAGTACGCCGATCCGACCAGCGCCACCAGCGCGCAGACCTGGACCTTCCAGTTCGACGTGCAACCGCGCCCGTAA